Within Sorangiineae bacterium MSr11367, the genomic segment GAAGACGGGAAGACGGGAAGGTTTTGAGGTTTTCAATTGGCCAAGAGGGCCAATTGAAAACCAAAAAAATCGTTCCGCGTCGGCTCGCGCCGGAACTCCTTCCCGTCTTCCCGTCTTCCTGTTCAATCTCCTCCGGGAGAGGAGATTGGGCTTAGGGGGTCTTTTTGCGGAGCTCGATGAGGATTTCGTCGAGCTTGGCGATGAGGGCGTCGTTGGTGCTCTCCGTCTTGGGGCCGTCGAGGGCTCGGGCGGAGAGGGCAGGGCCGACCATCATCACGGCGGCGGCCACCGCCTTCCCGATTTGGGTGACCGGGAAGACGTTGGCGTAGCCGACGCTCAGTGATGTGGCGACGTAGTGGTACGCATCGAGGTAGGTGCGAATGTGCGGGTTGTGGTCGGACTCTGCCAGGTAGAAGACCGCGGTGGCCCATGCTGTGAACGTCGCTAGTTCTTCAGCAGGCGCAACCTGTGTGGTCACTTGGCCGGGCCCTCGTGGAAGACGAAGTCATTCTCGGTCAGCGTTTGCACGCTGGGGCGGGCCGTGGGCGGTGACACGCTCACGGGGCCCGGGACGGGGGCGACCATGTTCTTGATCGCGTCCACGTCGGCGAACTTCATCACCTCCTTGAGGAGCGGCATGACGGCGGACGTCTCGAGCATGGTCTTGGCGATGGGGCCGAGGGCGTTGCCCAGAAGCGGGAAGCCATTGCCACCGCCGTTGGAGGAGGAGCCGGTGGAGTTGTTGCCACCGAGACCTCCGGCGAGGTTCAGCACCTTGATTTCGCCGATGCGTTCGGCGGGCTTCATCAGCTCGTGCACGAGGGCTGGCCCATTCTGGATGAGCGTCGTGATCGTCTCCTGAAGAAGGATGTCCCGCGACTTGGAGTTTTGCGCCACGATCTTCTCGCGCAACACCTCCGCCTCCTTCAGGCCCGCCTCCCTCTGCGCCTCGGCCAGCCGCGTGATGGACATGGCTTGCAGCTCCGCGGCGTCGGCATCGGCCTGCGCCTTGATCTTCACCGCGTCGGCCTCGCCCTGCGAGCGGAAGCGCGCAGCCTCTGCGGTACCCGTCGCCGATGCGCGCTGGGCGGCGGCGATGGCTTCGGTTTCCACCTTCTTCTTGAAGGCCTCGACCTCCGCGGCGATCTTTTCTTGCTCGCCGAGCTTCTCCGCATCGACGATGGCGATGCGCTTGAGGCGTTCGGCCTCCGCCACGCGGGCCACGGTCACGACCTCCTGATCGGCCTTCTCGCGAAGCGCCAGGGCCGCGGCCTTTTGGGCGTCTGCCTCGGCGCTCTCCTTGGCCTTCATGGTGAGCGTGATCTGCTTGTCCACGAGGGCTGCCTCGATGGCGCGCTCCTTGTCGACCTGCGCGGCCTCGATGACCTTCTGCTTGCCGATTTCCACGGCTTGCTCGGTCTGCTCCTTTTTCGCGCGCTCGACGGCGATGGTCGATTGCCTCTGCAGATCGCGCGCCTCGATGGCCTCGTTCTTCGCCAGCTCCGCCTTGATGGCCGCTTCTTCCTCTTTGGCCTTGCCCTCGCGCGTGAGGCGGTTCTGCGTCGCGACGTTGATCTCCTGCTCGCGCGCGATTTCCGCGGTGCGCTCGGCCTCCTCCTGGATCTTCTTCTTCACGGCGATGTTCTTCTCGACCACGGTGTTGGTCACCGTTTGCCGGCCCGAGGCGCCGAAAATGTCGTCGGCGCGCATCTCGGAGAGGGGCGTCTGCGTCAGCTCCGTGATGGTGACCGATTCCAGGGTGAAGCCGTTGCGGCCCAGATCTTCACGCAGCGCATTGGAGACCTCCAAGGCGAAGTGTTCGCGATTGAGGTGCAGCGCGAGAAAGTCGTTTTGGGCGGCGACGGCGCGGAGGGCGCCGACGAGCTTCGGCTCCAGGAGCTGTTGGCTCTTCACGCGGATGGCATCAGACGACGCGTGACCCTCGTCGATGCCGATGGTGCGCGCGGCCTTCTTGACGTCGTCCTCGTTCGGTTCGACACGAATGTAGAACTCCGCGGAAAGATTCGTAGAGATGTAGTCTTTCGTCACGAGCGCGTCGTGGCTCGCACGCCGGATGGTCAGCCCGATGGTGGACAGCGACATGGTCGATGCCCGGTGAAACACGGGGACGATCCAACACGCCTGGCCGATGAACACGTCGGTCATGTTTCGGCCGATGCGGATGATGGCCTCGGAGGGCGATGGTCTCTTGAGAAACCGCGCCATCGACGCGAAAAAAACGAAAAGCACGAGAACGATGGCACCGACGATCGCAAGAACGACCTGCCAGACCTCGAACCCATTGAACATCATTTTCTCCCTTTCCTTTCACCATCGAGCCCTTTTCGGGGGCCCATTTCACCACCGGCCGGCCGCTTTGGGCCGGGCCGGATTTCAAATGCGGCCGACGTGGCCAAGAACATTTCCGATTCCGTGTCGTAATCGACCAAAACGACTTCTTCCCCGAGCTTGAGGGGATCTTCGCCCGTTTCGATTCGGGCATGCACCAAGAGCTCATTTCCGCGTTCGTCGCGAACGCGGATTTCACCGAACTTCGATCCGAGTTCGGGGCTTGCTACGACGCCGATGCGTCCAGACAATTCGTGTTTCGCCGTGGCACCGCGGGTGCCGAGGTCGAAAATCCTCCCGAGAACGCGGGAGAAAAGGCGGGTGGCGACGAGGCCCACCGCGAGAGAGGTGCCATAGGTGACGGGGAGGACCCAGCCCGGGTAGACGAAGGTGCCTCCGAAGCGGACGTACGCAAAACTATTGAACAAGATGCCGGAAAAGCCGGTGAAGAGCAGCCACGTGACCGCCAACACCATGAGTGGGACCCGACCCACTCCGAAATACGAAAGTGCGCCGTGCCATCCATCGGCATCGGCGTCGGAATCTGCATCTTGATCGGCGTCCGCGTCTCCATCTGCATCCACATCGTGATTCAGGTCGACGTCGTGATCGGCGTCGACATTCACTTCGTGATCGCTACCTCCTTCTGCCACGAGGCCCATCAATCCGGCGGCCTGCAAAAACACGATGACGGCTACGAGGCCGAGCATCACCAGGAACGGTGCATTCGACCAGTGATTTAGAAAGGCAAACATGGTTGTGGCCTCGCGAACGTTTGCGGAAGCCCGTTTGGATTTTCGTCGAAGTCGTCGTCGTTTTCGTCGAATCGCAACGTAAATACGCTCATGAGCTCCGTAAACGGATCTTCGCACACGGCGGGACCGATTTTCGAGTGGCGCGCAATGGCACGCTTTCGGCCAACGGCATTAGAATGAGGCGATGAACTGCATGGTCTTGGAAAAACCGACCAAGCACGCCACCGAGGAAGTGCCGTGGCTCGTTCTTCGTGAGCGCGCGGACGACGATGCGCCGGGGCCAGGTGAAATCGTCCTGGACGTGACGGCGTGCGGCGTTTGTCGAACGGATTTGCAGCTTTGCCAAGGCGATGTGCCGTTGAGGCGGCGTCCCGTGGTTCCCGGTCACCAAATCGTCGGAAGGGTGGCGGCCGTGGGCGAAGGGGTCACCGATTGGAAGCTCGGCGATCGCGCCGGCGGGGCATGGCTCGGTGGCAGCTGCGGCGCGTGCGCGCGCTGCGCCGAGGGGCGCGAAAACCTTTGCGAGCGCGCCGAGTTCACCGGCTGGGATCGCGATGGGGGCTATGCCACGCGTGCGCGGCTGCGTGCGGATTTCGCCTTTCGGCTGCCCGATGGATTCGACGACATGGCCGCGGCACCGCTGCTCTGCGGAGGCATCATTGGATATCGCGCACTCAAGGTATCGGGGATTCGCCCTGGGGGGAGGCTCGGTCTTTTTGGCTTTGGCGCCTCCGCACTCCTGGCGATTCAGGTGGCCGTTCATTGGGGCTGCGAGGTTTACGTCTGCACCCGCAATCCGGAGGAGCAGGCGCGCGCGCGTGCCCTCGGTGCCGTTTGGGCCAAGGGCTACGACGAAGTGCCGCCCGTCCGGCTCGACGCGGCGGTGACCTTCGCACCGTCGGGCGATGTCGTCGTGGCCGCATTGCGAGCCCTCGAGCGCGGCGGGGCCGTGGCCATCAATGCGATCCATCTGGATCGCATTCCCTCGTTCTCCTACGACGATTTGTGGTGGGAGCGCTCGCTCCACAGCGTGGCCAATTTCACCCGGCAGGATGCGCGCGAGTTTCTTCAGCTTGCCGCAGACATCCCGGTTCGGACCGCCACGGCGGTCTATCCACTGGCCGAAGCCAACCGCGCACTCGGCGATCTTGCGCGGGGAGATGTGCGCGGGGCCGCAGTGTTGCAAATGCATGGTTGAGGAGAGAGGCGAACATGCGTTCGATGCCTGCGCTTGCGGTCGTGGTCGGGGGACTGTCGCTGTTGATGGTCGTTGCGGCGATGTGGGGCGCCAAGCTGTTCATCGTGCGCATTCCGCCCGATTATTTCCTGCGCCCCGCGCCTGAGAGGACCCCCGGCGCACGCATCCTGCGGACCGTGGCGGGCGTGCTGATCGTGCTGGCCGGCATCGCCATGCTGGTTCTGCCCGGCCAGGGCGTGCTCACCATCGTCGTGGGCCTTTTGGTCATGGACCTGCCGATTCAGCACAGGGTGGCCAAATGGCTCGTGGCGCGCCCAGCCCTGCATCGCCTCATCGATGGATGGCGCCAGCGGGCCGGGCAACTGCCGCTGCAGGTCGAGCCGCGTTAGCGCCGCTCGTGCGTGCCGATGAGGCGCCCGGAGGCGAGCACGTGGGACTCCATCGCGCGCACGACGGTTTCGCGATCGGCGTCCGAGGAGAGCTCCGGGGCGAAGTCCAGCGCGAAGAGCTGGAAATGGTAGTGGTGAAGACCATGCCCTGGCGGCGGTGAGGGCGGCGTGTAGCCCATCTTGCGGCGCGTGTTCAGGCCCACCATGCCGACGGTCATTGACCCCTCGGGGATCTCGCGGATGTCGGGCGCAATGCCATGCACGAGCCAGTGCACGAAGGGCTTGGGCAGCGGCGCGTCCGGATCCTCGCAGATGAGCACCAGTGAGCGTGTACGCCCGGGGACGTTGCCCCAGCGAATGGGCGGCGAAAGGCCGAGCCCATCGGCGGTGTATTTCGTCGGAATGGGCCCATGCGCCAAAAACGCGGAAGTCGTAACATCGATGGCTTCCACGGTTCGTTGCAAGCGAGAGATGACCAACTTGTCGTCGCCCGCGTGGACGTTGCGAAGTGCGCGTCCCACGACGGATGCGACCTGATGAAGCATTCCCATACAGCACCTCCGGCCGGCGCACCAGCAATGCGCGCGCCAGCGTCTTCCTCGAAGGAGAGCGAAAAGCTTCTCATCCGGGAAGCATCAGGGTACGTACGAAATCATGAGGCACGCCCTCGAGACGCTGTTCATCGTTCTCGCCACCGGCTCCAGCGTCGCGATCGCCGCAAAGCGCATCGGCGTTCCCTACAACGTAGCCCTCGTCATCGTAGGGTTGCTCGGCGTCTTCGTGAATGTGCTTCCGCACACGCCGATGAATCCCGAAATCGTACTTCTGGCGTTTTTGCCCATCCTCGTCTTCGAGGCGGCGCTCTTCGCGGATGGCAATGCGCTCCGGCAGGCGGCGCGGCCCATTCTCGCGCTGGCCGTGCCGGGGGTGGCCATTTCGCTTTTGGGCACGGCGGCGGTGGCGACGTACGCGCTCGATTTACCCTTTGCCGTCGCCGTCCTTCTTGGCGCGCTGCTCGCCATTACGGATACGGTGAGCGTGCTCCTCGCGTTCAAGAGCGTGCGTGTGCCGCATCGGCTCGCGTCCATCATGGAGGGAGAGAGCCTCTTCAACGATGGGACGGCGCTCGTTCTCGTGCTGATTGCGACCGAGATGGTCGAAAAAGGCACCTTCGATGCCGTCGGTACGTTGCGCTCGTTGGTGGTGACCATGCTTGGCGGCGGCATTCTGGGCGCGGGCTTCGGGGTGCTCGGGAACGTGGTGCTCCGCCGCACCCCGGACCGGCTCACCGCGACATTGGCCTCCATCGTGCTGGTGTTCGCGGCGTCGCTCACCGCGGAGCGTGTGCATGCCTCGCCCGTCATTGCCGTCGTCGTGGCCGGCGTGCTCGTGGGGCGCGCGGCGCGCACCATGCTGGAGCCATCGCGCGTGCTGGCCCTGCAAGGCTTCTGGGAGACCGCGGGCTTCTGCCTCAACGTGCTCATTTTTCTCCTGGTCGGGATGCAGATTCAGCCGTCGATGCTGCTCGACGAGGCGGGATCCATCGTGCTCGCGGTGCTGGCGTTGCACGCGGGCCGGGCGGTGGCGGTGTACGGCTGCTTTTGGCTCCTGCGTATTCTCAAGGGCGAGCGCGTTCCCATCCGGTGGCAGCACGTCATGGTGCTGGGCAACATCAAGGGCGCCCTCTCCATGGCCGCCGTGCTCGCACTTCCCACCGACCTGCCATACCGGCATCGCCTCGTGGCCATCGTGTTCGGTTGCACCTTCGTGACGTTGATCGCGCAGGCGCTTCCATTCCGCAGAATGCTCGGCTGGTTGGGGATCTCGCTCCGCTCCGATCTGGCGACGGACGAGGCGCGGGCCACGCTCATCGTGGCGCGGCGCGGTCAGTCGGAGCTCGACGAGCTGCTCTCCGCGGGCCTCGTTTCACGCCGCGAGCACGCGGAGCGGCGCGCGGCGTTTCAGCGGCAGATCATTGCCTCGGAGCTGGCCCTGCGCGAGGCGCGTGCCATCGATGCGAAGGATCAGTTCCTCGAATTGACGTTGCTGCAGGGGCAAAAGGCTGCCGTCATGGAGGCGGGGCAGCGAGGCATCATCTCCCTCGAGGTGGCCGAGGAGCGCCTGGGGGAGCTCGACAAGCAGCGCATGGCCCTCATGAACGAAGAGCACCATGAATAAGGAGAAACGGTAGAAACGATGCGTGTTCTCATTGCAGGAGCTGGGCGGGCGGGCCTCAGCGTGGGGGGTCATCTTCGGACGACGGGCCATGACGTGATCATCATCGACCGTGATCCGATGGTCGCCAAGCAAGCCTTCGAGCGCCACGGTCTCGTGGCCATTACGGGCGATGCCACCGATGCGGGGCTGCTTCAAGAGGCCGACGTGTCGCGCACCGACGTGGTGGTGACCATGCTCGCACGCGATGCGGACAACCTCGCGGTGGCGCTGCTCGCGCGATCGGCGGGCGCCCAGCGCGTCATGGTGCGCATGCGCGACCCGCAATACCGCCAGGTGTACATGGACGCGGGCGTGCACCGCATCGTGTCGGAAATCGAGATCTTCGTCGGCGGTATCGCGACGGCCATCGAGCACGATGCGGTGAAGCACTCGATGATCCTCGGCGGCGGCGGCTCGGTGGCGTTCGAGCTGACCATCCCCGAGGGCGCCGATGTCGTGGGGCGCCCCGTCTCCGAGATTGCCGCCGCGAAGGGCTTTCCGCCGTCGTGCGTCTTCGCAGGTCTCTACGATGCCCACGGGGCCGTCGATGCTCCCCGCGGCTCCTCGGTTCTGCGCGGCGGGATGACGGTCCTCATCGTCGCCCGTCGCGACGAGGTGGGCGCGGTCATCCGTCACCTCATGTCGCCGCGCGTGGACACCCCGAAGCGGTGACGCTTTAGCGGCTGCGCGGGCTCTTGCCGATGCCGTATTGGGTGGCGAGGTGCGCGATGTGGGCGCGGTCCAGATCGGCGAAGCGCGCGGCGGCGCTGTGGTTGCCCGCGGTGAGCTCGAGGAGCTCCTCGAGCCAGATGGCCGTGAAGCGATCGACCAGTGCCGCCTTTTGCTCTTCGTAGGGCCGGCGGGGATCGATGAGCTTGCGCAGTGCGAGGTCGAGGATCGCCCCCTTGGGACGGGTGAGCTCGGGAAGGGCGCCGAGGGCGTCGTAGGCGAGCACCGTGTCGCGCAGCTCGCGCACGTTGCCCGGCCACGCGCGCGTCTTGAGGTCCTCGACGATGGGCTGCGGCAGTGCCCCGACGCCGGCGTCGATGGCGAATTTCTCGACCAGGGCCGGGATGTCCTCGATGCGATCGCGGAGCGGCGGGACGCGCAGGCGGACCACGGCGATGCGGAAATAGAGTTCCTCGCGCAGGCGCCCCTGGCGCACCTCCTCGGCGAGATCGCGGCTGGTCGAGGCGATGACGCGCACCCGAACCTGGTGGGCCGTGTCGCCGCCGACGCGGCGTACCTCGCCCGACTCCATGGCCTGCAGCACCATGGGCTGCACGTCGAGCGGTAGATCGCAGATCTCGTCCAAGAAGAGTGTGCCCTCGTCGGCGTGCTCGAAGGCGCCCATGCGCTCCTCGACGGCACCCGGTAGCGCGTTTCTCTTGTGGCCGAAGAGCTCACTCGCGGCGAGCTCCCGCGGGAGGGCGGCACAGTTGATGGTGATCAGCGGACCGCCCGAAACGCTGGAGCCGTCGTGCAGGGCGCGCGCAACGGCTTCCTTGCCGGTGCCGGGTTCGCCTTCCAGGATCACGGGGGTGAGCGAGGCCTCGAGGCGCGCGAGCATGCCGAAGAGGCGGCGCATCGGATCGGACGCGCCCAAGAGCCCGCGGTACGACGTCTCGGAATGCCGGAGTACGTGCTCCAATTGGTCGCGATCGGCGTCGAGCACCAAGGTGACCAAGCCGATCTGGATGCGAGCGCCGAGGGAGAGCACCATGCGCTGCACGCGTTGCCCGAGGTAGAACGTGCCGTTGGTGCTCCCGAGGTCTTGCACCTCGACGCCCTCGGTGCGGAGCGTGAGCTCGACGTGGACCCGTGAGACGGTGGGCTCGTTGATGACGATGTCGCAGCCGGTGCCGCTGCCCGCACGGCAGCTGCCCGAGGAAAGCTGGAACGTCGTGGGCGTGGCCGGGCCGCCGAGGACGTGGATCACGGCGCCGAGCGGGGGGCCCGCAGCATGCGACGGCGGGCTCATCCCGCGGGTGATCTCGACGACGGTGGCGGGCGCGGTGATGAGATCGCCGCGCGAAGATGCCTTTCGCTCG encodes:
- a CDS encoding potassium channel family protein — protein: MTTQVAPAEELATFTAWATAVFYLAESDHNPHIRTYLDAYHYVATSLSVGYANVFPVTQIGKAVAAAVMMVGPALSARALDGPKTESTNDALIAKLDEILIELRKKTP
- a CDS encoding YqiJ family protein; this translates as MFAFLNHWSNAPFLVMLGLVAVIVFLQAAGLMGLVAEGGSDHEVNVDADHDVDLNHDVDADGDADADQDADSDADADGWHGALSYFGVGRVPLMVLAVTWLLFTGFSGILFNSFAYVRFGGTFVYPGWVLPVTYGTSLAVGLVATRLFSRVLGRIFDLGTRGATAKHELSGRIGVVASPELGSKFGEIRVRDERGNELLVHARIETGEDPLKLGEEVVLVDYDTESEMFLATSAAFEIRPGPKRPAGGEMGPRKGLDGERKGRK
- a CDS encoding zinc-binding alcohol dehydrogenase family protein; protein product: MNCMVLEKPTKHATEEVPWLVLRERADDDAPGPGEIVLDVTACGVCRTDLQLCQGDVPLRRRPVVPGHQIVGRVAAVGEGVTDWKLGDRAGGAWLGGSCGACARCAEGRENLCERAEFTGWDRDGGYATRARLRADFAFRLPDGFDDMAAAPLLCGGIIGYRALKVSGIRPGGRLGLFGFGASALLAIQVAVHWGCEVYVCTRNPEEQARARALGAVWAKGYDEVPPVRLDAAVTFAPSGDVVVAALRALERGGAVAINAIHLDRIPSFSYDDLWWERSLHSVANFTRQDAREFLQLAADIPVRTATAVYPLAEANRALGDLARGDVRGAAVLQMHG
- a CDS encoding PGPGW domain-containing protein, which produces MRSMPALAVVVGGLSLLMVVAAMWGAKLFIVRIPPDYFLRPAPERTPGARILRTVAGVLIVLAGIAMLVLPGQGVLTIVVGLLVMDLPIQHRVAKWLVARPALHRLIDGWRQRAGQLPLQVEPR
- a CDS encoding YbhB/YbcL family Raf kinase inhibitor-like protein; protein product: MGMLHQVASVVGRALRNVHAGDDKLVISRLQRTVEAIDVTTSAFLAHGPIPTKYTADGLGLSPPIRWGNVPGRTRSLVLICEDPDAPLPKPFVHWLVHGIAPDIREIPEGSMTVGMVGLNTRRKMGYTPPSPPPGHGLHHYHFQLFALDFAPELSSDADRETVVRAMESHVLASGRLIGTHERR
- a CDS encoding sodium:proton antiporter codes for the protein MRHALETLFIVLATGSSVAIAAKRIGVPYNVALVIVGLLGVFVNVLPHTPMNPEIVLLAFLPILVFEAALFADGNALRQAARPILALAVPGVAISLLGTAAVATYALDLPFAVAVLLGALLAITDTVSVLLAFKSVRVPHRLASIMEGESLFNDGTALVLVLIATEMVEKGTFDAVGTLRSLVVTMLGGGILGAGFGVLGNVVLRRTPDRLTATLASIVLVFAASLTAERVHASPVIAVVVAGVLVGRAARTMLEPSRVLALQGFWETAGFCLNVLIFLLVGMQIQPSMLLDEAGSIVLAVLALHAGRAVAVYGCFWLLRILKGERVPIRWQHVMVLGNIKGALSMAAVLALPTDLPYRHRLVAIVFGCTFVTLIAQALPFRRMLGWLGISLRSDLATDEARATLIVARRGQSELDELLSAGLVSRREHAERRAAFQRQIIASELALREARAIDAKDQFLELTLLQGQKAAVMEAGQRGIISLEVAEERLGELDKQRMALMNEEHHE
- a CDS encoding TrkA family potassium uptake protein, whose amino-acid sequence is MRVLIAGAGRAGLSVGGHLRTTGHDVIIIDRDPMVAKQAFERHGLVAITGDATDAGLLQEADVSRTDVVVTMLARDADNLAVALLARSAGAQRVMVRMRDPQYRQVYMDAGVHRIVSEIEIFVGGIATAIEHDAVKHSMILGGGGSVAFELTIPEGADVVGRPVSEIAAAKGFPPSCVFAGLYDAHGAVDAPRGSSVLRGGMTVLIVARRDEVGAVIRHLMSPRVDTPKR
- a CDS encoding sigma 54-interacting transcriptional regulator produces the protein MTSGPLSPGDIVAGKYRIERLLGTGATGIVFAAQHLQLNQRVALKFLNPTFADDPTITARFLREAQAAARIQSEHVARVSDVSSLESGQLYIVMEFLEGRDLAALLAGGARLEVATAVGYVLQAAEAIAHAHANGIIHRDLKPANVFLAVREDGSMSIKVLDFGISKWLGTTSHSLTVKATGLGSPAYMSPEQIRSAKDVDLRTDIWALGVILFSLLTGHGPFEEDNLNAVFQAIIHRATPSPRDKREDVPPGLEAVVLRCLQKSPDERYANVGELARALEPFGPASVQGTAAKIERILGTSPNSSERKASSRGDLITAPATVVEITRGMSPPSHAAGPPLGAVIHVLGGPATPTTFQLSSGSCRAGSGTGCDIVINEPTVSRVHVELTLRTEGVEVQDLGSTNGTFYLGQRVQRMVLSLGARIQIGLVTLVLDADRDQLEHVLRHSETSYRGLLGASDPMRRLFGMLARLEASLTPVILEGEPGTGKEAVARALHDGSSVSGGPLITINCAALPRELAASELFGHKRNALPGAVEERMGAFEHADEGTLFLDEICDLPLDVQPMVLQAMESGEVRRVGGDTAHQVRVRVIASTSRDLAEEVRQGRLREELYFRIAVVRLRVPPLRDRIEDIPALVEKFAIDAGVGALPQPIVEDLKTRAWPGNVRELRDTVLAYDALGALPELTRPKGAILDLALRKLIDPRRPYEEQKAALVDRFTAIWLEELLELTAGNHSAAARFADLDRAHIAHLATQYGIGKSPRSR